The following nucleotide sequence is from uncultured Roseateles sp..
GATTGTCATTCGGGCCACTTTCGCGGGTGGCCTCGAATACCAACAATGGACGCCATGGACAGCGCGTCGCTGTTCACCCTCACAGGAGAAACCCATGTCCACCGCCCCACGCCGCGCCCTTGTCGTCATCGATGTGCAGAACGAATATGTCAGCGGCAATCTGCCCATCGAATACCCACCGGTGCAGCAGTCGCTGGCGGCGATCGGCCGGGCGATGGATGCCGCGCGTGCCGCCGGCCTGCCCATCGTCGTGGTGCAGCAGATGGCGCCCGCCACCAGCCCCCTGTTCGCGCTGGGCAGCCATGGCGGTGCACTGCACGAGGTGGTGGCGAGCCGGCCCTTCGACCACCTGATCCAGAAGACCCTGCCCAGTGCCTTCACCGGCACCGACCTGGCGGCCTGGATCGCCGCGCAGAGCGTCGATACGCTGGTGATCGCCGGCTATATGACGCACAACTGCAATGCCTCGACCATCGTGCACGCGCTGCACGATGGCTTGGCGGTCGAGTTCCTGCACGACGCCTCCGGCAGCGTGCCCTATGCCAACCGCGCGGGCCAGGCCAGCGCCGAGGAGATGCACCGCGTCTTCTCCGTGGTGCTGCAATCGCGCTTTGCCGCGGTGCTGGGCACCGATGAATGGGTGGCCGCACTGGCCTCCGGTGTTGCGCCCGAGCGCGACAATATCGCTGCCTCCAACCAGCGGGCGCGGGCCGCCCGGCAGCAGGCGGCGTGAGGCCCCTCGTGGCAGGGGGCGGATGAGCCACGGCCGGCTGCGCACAACGTCACGCTTTCAGCCACTGTCTCTGTCGCCTACCGCACAGGCGATGCGTGCGGCCGCAGCGGAGGATCAAGCCTTGCCGGCGGGGGCCGATACAGAGGATGACGACCCAGCCTCCGGCCTTGACACACATGATTCCGATCCAAGCGGCGCAAGCCTCAGACTTCATCCCTCTCGAAGCAGAAGACAAAGCCTGTGGCGACTGCGGCAGCGGCGAGCGCCTGGGTTTTCAGTTCAGCTACGCCTATCAGCCCATCGTCGATGTCGAGACGCGCGGCATCTTTGCGCACGAAGCACTGGTGCGCGGGC
It contains:
- a CDS encoding cysteine hydrolase family protein; the encoded protein is MSTAPRRALVVIDVQNEYVSGNLPIEYPPVQQSLAAIGRAMDAARAAGLPIVVVQQMAPATSPLFALGSHGGALHEVVASRPFDHLIQKTLPSAFTGTDLAAWIAAQSVDTLVIAGYMTHNCNASTIVHALHDGLAVEFLHDASGSVPYANRAGQASAEEMHRVFSVVLQSRFAAVLGTDEWVAALASGVAPERDNIAASNQRARAARQQAA